A region from the Desulfurobacterium pacificum genome encodes:
- a CDS encoding patatin-like phospholipase family protein, translating to MKIGVTLSGGFVKGVAHIGFLKALEEKGIVPSVVSGASAGAVVGLLYCAGFSPEEILEIAKTTKWRELAKPCLRGGFFKLSGLEAKLKELIGDITFNELKIPLTVTVINLKTLKVEFINYGKVIKPTVASCSVPPLFAPVKIGKNFYADGGIRNCLPAEAPKAYGCSLNICSNANTPSKKFNPNSILDVSLRASLAGILENQESRHRYCDIMVSYKFNYSQFDFSKVEEFFYEGYRKTLKAIEGFEKWL from the coding sequence ATGAAAATCGGCGTTACTCTATCGGGCGGCTTCGTTAAGGGAGTCGCCCACATCGGTTTTTTAAAAGCCCTTGAAGAGAAAGGAATTGTTCCATCGGTAGTCAGCGGTGCAAGCGCCGGTGCAGTAGTGGGTCTTTTGTACTGCGCAGGTTTCTCGCCAGAAGAGATTCTTGAAATAGCGAAAACTACAAAGTGGAGAGAATTAGCAAAGCCGTGTTTGAGGGGAGGATTTTTCAAGCTTTCCGGATTAGAAGCAAAACTCAAAGAGCTAATCGGTGACATAACTTTTAACGAGCTAAAGATTCCTCTTACCGTTACAGTAATCAACCTTAAGACACTAAAAGTTGAATTCATAAACTACGGAAAAGTCATTAAACCAACTGTAGCTTCTTGCAGCGTTCCCCCTCTCTTTGCTCCTGTCAAAATAGGAAAAAATTTTTACGCTGATGGTGGTATAAGAAATTGCCTTCCCGCCGAAGCACCAAAAGCTTACGGTTGCTCTCTGAACATATGTTCCAACGCTAACACTCCTTCCAAAAAATTTAACCCGAATTCCATTTTAGATGTATCTTTGCGAGCGTCTTTGGCTGGAATACTTGAAAATCAAGAATCAAGGCATAGATATTGTGATATCATGGTTTCTTATAAGTTTAATTACTCACAGTTTGACTTTTCAAAAGTTGAAGAGTTTTTCTACGAAGGCTATAGAAAAACCCTAAAAGCAATAGAGGGTTTTGAAAAATGGCTGTAA
- a CDS encoding LysM peptidoglycan-binding domain-containing protein — protein sequence MRTLLSFISAFLITVSTANALTYTVRKGDSLGKIAKRFHTTVTSLKKINHLKSNVIYPGQKLKIPSSSEKNKQRYIIYKVKRGDSLKKLAKRFGTTVSEIKRINHLKKNVIYVGQKLKIPTKTPHPTYKSQKISSSKNEVKYSPNGLMKVPVYKYYRVRRGDSILKIAKKFRVSPRMIIRLNHLRKPYIIRPGQKLKILVGYRDVIKLNRPIEFHFPLDGRVDPTVREKGYPGIFIIGKVGQKVRAAETGIVKFAGKEDHFLKAYGKTVIIQHPEGYRTVYSNLDQIFVKPKQVVKRGEVIGTAGTSGDWGKPGVYFEISKVYKNKVYPINPLEVLK from the coding sequence ATGAGGACTTTATTATCCTTTATTAGCGCGTTTCTAATAACAGTATCAACTGCTAATGCACTTACCTATACCGTCAGAAAAGGCGACTCGTTAGGAAAAATAGCAAAGAGATTCCATACAACGGTAACGTCGTTAAAAAAAATAAATCACCTGAAAAGCAACGTTATATATCCAGGGCAAAAACTTAAAATTCCTTCAAGCAGTGAAAAAAACAAACAGAGATACATAATCTACAAGGTCAAAAGAGGAGACTCACTCAAAAAGTTAGCAAAACGCTTTGGAACTACCGTAAGCGAAATAAAAAGGATAAACCACCTGAAAAAAAACGTCATTTATGTAGGGCAAAAACTAAAAATCCCCACCAAAACACCACACCCCACCTACAAATCTCAAAAAATTTCTTCATCCAAAAATGAAGTAAAGTACTCCCCTAACGGCTTAATGAAAGTTCCAGTTTACAAATATTATCGGGTAAGGAGAGGAGACTCTATCCTTAAAATAGCCAAGAAGTTCCGCGTATCTCCAAGAATGATTATTAGACTTAACCACCTAAGAAAACCTTACATCATCAGACCGGGACAAAAATTGAAAATTTTAGTAGGCTACAGAGACGTGATTAAACTCAACAGACCTATAGAGTTTCATTTCCCCCTTGATGGAAGGGTTGACCCAACCGTCAGAGAAAAAGGGTATCCTGGTATATTCATAATTGGAAAAGTAGGGCAAAAAGTCAGAGCTGCAGAAACAGGCATAGTTAAATTTGCCGGCAAAGAAGACCATTTCCTTAAAGCCTACGGAAAAACCGTAATTATTCAGCACCCGGAAGGTTATAGAACAGTCTACAGCAACCTTGACCAGATTTTCGTAAAACCGAAGCAGGTTGTAAAAAGAGGAGAAGTTATAGGTACTGCGGGAACCTCAGGAGACTGGGGAAAACCTGGTGTATATTTTGAAATAAGTAAAGTCTATAAGAACAAGGTATATCCCATTAATCCTCTTGAGGTTTTAAAGTAA
- the rpoC gene encoding DNA-directed RNA polymerase subunit beta', protein MSKREIVFSEEPKTFDFDAIEIGLASPEKIKEWSYGEVKLPETLNYRTLKPERDGLFCARIFGPVRDWECLCGKYRGSKYAGVVCDRCGVEVTLSKERRRRFGHIELAAPCTHIWYVKSVPSKIGALLGLSVREVERVVYFESYIVLDPGDEEETGLERFQILTEEEYREKVEELGEEAFEVGIGAAGIKEALKRVDLEELAEELREEIKMYSGEISSINADLQKRLPNVFKAAVDTLAYYTGLSEDTIVGIVKNVLVVVTDPGDSGLDKGQIIDYNEYKKLREKFSIEVEKGGKALEWYVDFLVEQGKIQSKELVKEEIRRATRKDTTEAKLKKLVRRLKIVEAFLKSNNKPEWMVLEVLPVLPPELRPLVPLEGGRFATSDLNDLYRRVINRNNRLKRLIELDAPDIIIRNEKRMLQEAVDTLIDNGRRGRPVKSSKGHPLKSLSDVLRGKQGRFRQNLLGKRVDYSGRAVIVIGPELQMHQCGLPKIMALELFKPFIYRRLEEKGYANTVKQAKKMVERQEPEVWECLEEVIKEHPVLLNRAPTLHRVSIQAFEPVLVEGKAIKLHPLVCTAFNADFDGDQMAVHVPLSLEAQLEAYTLMLSTQNILSPAHGKPLAVPSQDMVLGLYYMTLEKPGAKGEGKVFSSIDEVLKALDLGEVELHARIKVKIPAEKSASGKPEVVTTTVGRVKFNTLLPENYPFINKVMTKKAVAELIADIHKKMGNEVTVDMLDRIKEAGFIQATLGGLSIGIDDLHIPPSKKELIERAKKEVAEIEEGYRKGLLSKDERYNKIVDIWTRVTEQLTRDMMDYMKTHDLNSRGRLPNDGRFNPVFMMLQSGARGSQTQIRQLAGMRGLMAKPSGEIIETPIISNFREGLTVLEYFISTHGARKGLADTALKTADAGYLTRRLADVAQDVIVTMEDCGCDDGIEVSALMEAGEIVIPLAKRIAGRYAAEDIVDPVTGEILVKKDEEITDEVAQRIEDLGIDTVKIRSVLTCRAPFGVCAKCYGRDLARRRPVQLGESVGIIAAQSIGEPGTQLTMRTFHIGGIAMRGAEASEYRAKHAGVVRIFDVNTITDKEGRVIVINRAGKIAVVDEKTGKHLERYDLPYAAILRVKDGDKVEPGQILAEWDPHAIPILALRKGIVRYKDIIPGVTVSETEPVVLEYRTLPYEPTIELVDENGEVVDFYPLPVGARIMVKEGQKVDIGEQLARLPRKIGGTKDITGGLPRVAELFEARRPKDTAILAEISGKVYIETERNKKIITILDPETGVKREYEVPKGKYIYVRTGDYVKAGEPLTDGQLNPHDILNILGERAVARFLLDEVQSVYRAQGVDINDKHFEVIIRKMLSKVRIEDTGDSDFLVEEVVDREEFERVREQLFKEGKRPPKARPVLTGITKAALSTDSFISAASFQETTRVLSEAAIAGKRDYLRGLKENVIIGRLIPAGTGRKEYRKVTWQYCEEAKE, encoded by the coding sequence GTGAGCAAAAGAGAAATCGTGTTTTCTGAAGAACCCAAAACCTTTGATTTTGATGCGATTGAAATTGGTCTTGCATCTCCGGAAAAGATTAAGGAATGGTCTTACGGCGAAGTTAAGCTTCCGGAGACGCTTAACTATAGAACTTTAAAGCCTGAAAGGGACGGTCTTTTCTGTGCCAGAATTTTCGGTCCTGTTCGTGACTGGGAGTGTTTGTGCGGTAAGTACAGAGGTTCTAAATATGCCGGCGTTGTTTGTGATAGATGTGGTGTTGAAGTAACGCTTTCTAAAGAGAGACGTAGAAGGTTTGGGCATATAGAGCTTGCTGCTCCGTGTACGCATATCTGGTACGTTAAGTCTGTTCCGAGTAAGATAGGTGCGTTATTAGGACTTTCTGTTAGAGAAGTGGAAAGGGTTGTTTACTTTGAAAGCTATATCGTTTTAGACCCGGGAGATGAAGAAGAAACAGGACTTGAAAGATTCCAGATTCTTACAGAAGAAGAGTACAGGGAAAAAGTAGAAGAGTTGGGCGAAGAAGCTTTTGAAGTAGGTATTGGAGCAGCGGGTATAAAAGAAGCTTTGAAAAGAGTTGACCTTGAGGAGCTTGCAGAAGAGCTCCGCGAAGAAATTAAAATGTACTCCGGTGAGATTTCTTCTATTAACGCTGACCTACAGAAGCGTCTTCCTAACGTTTTTAAGGCTGCTGTAGATACTCTTGCTTATTATACAGGACTTTCTGAAGATACGATTGTTGGAATTGTAAAGAACGTTTTGGTTGTTGTTACTGACCCAGGAGATTCAGGCTTAGATAAAGGACAGATTATTGACTATAACGAATATAAGAAACTCAGAGAAAAGTTCTCAATAGAAGTAGAAAAAGGTGGAAAAGCTTTAGAGTGGTACGTTGACTTCTTGGTTGAGCAGGGCAAGATACAGAGTAAGGAACTTGTAAAGGAAGAAATCAGAAGAGCTACAAGAAAAGATACAACAGAAGCTAAACTTAAAAAACTTGTTAGAAGATTGAAGATTGTTGAAGCTTTCTTGAAATCCAACAACAAACCTGAGTGGATGGTTCTTGAAGTTTTACCCGTTCTTCCACCAGAACTCCGTCCACTTGTTCCACTTGAAGGTGGAAGGTTTGCAACTTCTGACCTTAACGACCTCTATAGGCGCGTAATTAACAGAAACAATAGACTTAAAAGGCTTATAGAGCTTGATGCTCCTGACATTATTATTAGAAACGAAAAGCGTATGCTTCAAGAAGCTGTTGACACTTTGATTGATAACGGAAGAAGAGGAAGACCGGTTAAGTCTTCTAAGGGACATCCTCTAAAGTCCCTTTCTGACGTTTTAAGAGGTAAGCAGGGTAGATTTAGACAGAACTTATTAGGTAAGAGAGTTGACTACTCCGGTCGTGCCGTTATCGTTATTGGTCCTGAACTTCAGATGCACCAGTGCGGTCTTCCAAAGATAATGGCGCTTGAACTCTTCAAGCCGTTTATTTACAGAAGGCTTGAAGAGAAAGGTTACGCCAACACGGTTAAACAAGCCAAGAAAATGGTTGAAAGGCAGGAGCCTGAGGTTTGGGAGTGCCTTGAAGAAGTGATTAAGGAGCATCCAGTTCTTCTCAACCGTGCGCCGACGCTTCACAGGGTTTCCATTCAGGCGTTTGAACCTGTCTTGGTTGAAGGTAAAGCTATTAAGCTTCACCCGCTTGTTTGTACGGCGTTCAACGCAGACTTTGACGGTGACCAGATGGCGGTTCACGTTCCGCTTTCCTTGGAGGCACAGCTTGAAGCCTATACTTTGATGCTTTCTACTCAGAACATTCTCTCACCTGCACACGGTAAGCCGTTAGCTGTTCCATCTCAGGATATGGTTTTAGGTCTCTACTATATGACTCTTGAAAAACCTGGAGCTAAAGGAGAAGGAAAGGTATTCTCTTCTATAGATGAAGTTCTTAAAGCTCTTGATTTGGGCGAAGTTGAGCTTCACGCGCGCATAAAGGTTAAGATACCTGCCGAAAAGAGTGCTTCTGGAAAACCTGAAGTCGTTACTACTACTGTAGGTAGAGTGAAGTTCAATACGTTGCTTCCTGAAAACTATCCTTTCATCAATAAGGTTATGACCAAGAAAGCGGTTGCTGAGCTTATCGCCGACATTCATAAGAAGATGGGTAACGAAGTAACAGTTGATATGCTTGATAGAATCAAAGAAGCTGGATTTATTCAGGCTACTTTAGGTGGACTTTCCATTGGAATAGATGACCTTCACATTCCGCCTTCTAAGAAAGAGCTTATTGAAAGAGCCAAGAAAGAAGTTGCTGAGATTGAGGAAGGATACAGAAAAGGACTTCTTTCTAAAGATGAGCGTTACAACAAGATAGTTGATATATGGACAAGAGTTACTGAACAGCTTACTCGCGATATGATGGATTACATGAAAACCCACGACCTTAACTCCCGTGGAAGATTGCCTAACGACGGTAGGTTTAACCCTGTGTTTATGATGCTTCAGTCTGGTGCTCGTGGTAGCCAGACACAGATTCGTCAGCTTGCCGGTATGAGAGGTCTTATGGCTAAGCCTTCCGGTGAGATTATTGAAACGCCGATTATTTCTAACTTCCGTGAAGGGCTGACAGTTCTTGAGTACTTTATCTCAACTCACGGTGCGAGAAAAGGTCTTGCAGATACTGCTCTTAAAACTGCAGATGCTGGTTACCTTACAAGAAGGTTGGCAGACGTTGCTCAGGATGTAATCGTTACTATGGAAGATTGTGGATGTGATGACGGTATAGAAGTTTCTGCTCTCATGGAAGCTGGTGAAATCGTTATTCCACTTGCCAAGAGGATTGCCGGAAGGTATGCAGCGGAAGATATCGTTGACCCTGTAACTGGCGAAATTTTGGTTAAGAAGGATGAAGAGATTACAGATGAAGTTGCTCAGAGAATAGAGGACTTAGGTATAGATACGGTTAAGATTAGGTCTGTTCTTACCTGCCGTGCTCCGTTTGGTGTTTGTGCTAAATGTTACGGTAGAGACCTTGCGAGAAGAAGACCAGTTCAACTTGGAGAGTCTGTCGGTATTATTGCTGCTCAATCTATCGGTGAACCGGGAACGCAGCTTACGATGCGTACGTTCCACATTGGTGGTATTGCTATGCGCGGTGCTGAAGCATCTGAATACAGAGCCAAGCATGCTGGCGTTGTAAGGATATTTGACGTCAATACAATTACAGATAAAGAAGGCAGAGTAATTGTTATCAACAGAGCAGGTAAGATTGCGGTTGTTGATGAGAAAACAGGTAAACATTTAGAGCGTTATGACCTTCCTTACGCTGCTATTTTGAGAGTTAAAGATGGAGACAAGGTTGAGCCTGGGCAGATTTTAGCTGAGTGGGACCCTCACGCTATTCCTATCTTGGCACTCAGGAAAGGCATTGTTAGATATAAAGACATCATTCCTGGTGTTACTGTTTCTGAAACAGAACCAGTAGTTCTTGAATACAGAACTCTTCCTTACGAACCAACGATAGAACTTGTAGATGAAAATGGTGAAGTAGTTGACTTCTATCCGCTCCCTGTTGGTGCTCGTATAATGGTTAAGGAAGGGCAGAAAGTTGATATCGGTGAACAGCTTGCAAGACTTCCGAGAAAGATTGGCGGAACTAAAGACATTACAGGTGGTCTTCCAAGAGTTGCAGAGCTCTTTGAAGCGAGAAGACCGAAAGATACAGCTATTTTAGCTGAGATTAGCGGTAAGGTTTACATAGAAACGGAAAGAAACAAGAAGATTATTACGATTCTTGACCCTGAAACGGGAGTTAAGAGAGAGTACGAAGTTCCGAAAGGAAAATACATTTACGTTAGAACTGGTGACTACGTTAAGGCTGGAGAACCTCTTACAGACGGGCAACTTAATCCTCACGATATCTTGAACATTTTAGGTGAGCGTGCAGTTGCAAGGTTCTTGCTTGATGAAGTTCAGTCTGTTTACCGCGCTCAGGGTGTTGATATCAACGATAAGCACTTTGAAGTGATTATCAGGAAGATGCTCTCTAAAGTAAGGATTGAGGATACTGGTGATTCCGATTTCTTAGTTGAAGAGGTTGTTGACAGGGAAGAGTTTGAAAGAGTAAGAGAGCAGTTGTTTAAAGAAGGTAAGAGACCGCCTAAGGCGAGACCTGTTCTTACAGGTATTACAAAGGCAGCCCTTTCTACAGATTCCTTTATCTCTGCTGCTTCATTCCAGGAAACTACAAGAGTTCTTTCTGAAGCTGCTATAGCTGGTAAAAGGGATTACTTGAGAGGATTGAAGGAGAACGTAATTATTGGAAGACTTATCCCTGCTGGAACTGGTAGAAAGGAATACAGGAAGGTTACGTGGCAGTACTGTGAAGAAGCTAAAGAGTAG
- a CDS encoding metal-dependent hydrolase, whose translation MAKLWYLGHSAFYVEGEGIKALIDPFLNGNPWNIAKPEDFSDLNYIFVTHAHGDHLGDTIEIAKRTGATVVSIFEVCQYCNLKGVENIHPMHIGGSYTFPFGRVKLVPAAHGSSVIEDGEVKTLGCPCGMLIEVEGKTIYHAGDTGLIADMELIGKYEKVSIALLPIGGNFTMDIRDAVIAAELVKPEVAVPMHFKTWPIIDADPEKFKELVESRGIKSLVLNPGKELEF comes from the coding sequence ATGGCAAAGCTCTGGTATTTAGGACACTCAGCCTTTTATGTTGAAGGTGAAGGTATAAAAGCACTTATAGACCCATTTTTAAACGGTAACCCTTGGAACATTGCAAAACCTGAAGATTTCAGCGACTTAAATTACATTTTCGTTACCCACGCCCACGGAGACCATTTAGGTGATACGATAGAAATCGCTAAAAGGACAGGCGCAACGGTAGTTTCCATATTTGAAGTATGTCAGTACTGCAACCTGAAAGGCGTTGAAAACATTCACCCAATGCACATCGGCGGAAGCTATACTTTTCCGTTCGGGAGGGTTAAGTTAGTTCCCGCAGCCCACGGCAGCTCCGTAATAGAGGACGGAGAAGTTAAAACCCTCGGTTGCCCATGCGGAATGCTCATAGAAGTGGAAGGAAAAACCATTTACCACGCAGGCGATACAGGTCTTATAGCTGATATGGAACTTATTGGAAAGTACGAAAAAGTTTCTATCGCTTTGCTCCCAATAGGCGGAAACTTTACGATGGATATAAGAGATGCAGTAATAGCTGCAGAGTTGGTGAAACCTGAAGTGGCTGTTCCAATGCACTTTAAAACCTGGCCTATAATTGATGCAGACCCTGAAAAGTTCAAAGAGTTAGTTGAAAGCAGGGGTATTAAATCGTTAGTCCTCAATCCAGGTAAAGAACTGGAATTTTAA
- a CDS encoding twin-arginine translocase TatA/TatE family subunit yields MLFKIFVLLVVVGVIFGWDKIINLVKAFFKAKEEFKRGLEEEVEEEKKEEKPVIKVVK; encoded by the coding sequence TTGCTTTTTAAAATTTTCGTTCTTTTAGTTGTGGTTGGCGTAATTTTTGGTTGGGATAAAATTATTAACCTTGTAAAAGCTTTCTTTAAAGCCAAGGAGGAGTTTAAGAGAGGTTTGGAAGAGGAAGTGGAGGAGGAGAAAAAGGAAGAGAAACCGGTTATAAAAGTCGTGAAGTAA
- a CDS encoding roadblock/LC7 domain-containing protein has translation MEELLKNIADANPEIVALSVIDEEGIIVYNYVKEGDSIDAEEIAVQLVHPLNRLIELIQDVSDEKEDLEELIMFTTNHVLFAYKLVNETYLVVLAKKDALYGKVRFRVRSKLPEIVEAL, from the coding sequence ATGGAGGAACTTTTAAAAAACATTGCGGATGCGAACCCTGAAATTGTCGCCCTCTCAGTAATAGATGAAGAGGGCATAATCGTTTATAACTATGTAAAAGAGGGCGACAGCATAGATGCTGAAGAAATAGCCGTTCAGTTAGTTCATCCACTAAACAGGCTTATAGAGCTAATTCAGGACGTCTCAGATGAGAAGGAAGACCTCGAAGAACTTATTATGTTTACAACCAATCACGTTTTATTCGCTTACAAATTGGTGAATGAAACGTACTTAGTTGTATTAGCTAAAAAGGATGCCCTTTACGGCAAAGTGAGGTTCAGGGTTCGCTCCAAGCTCCCTGAAATCGTTGAAGCGCTGTAG
- the leuD gene encoding 3-isopropylmalate dehydratase small subunit: protein MSETLKGRAFKFGDDINTDEIIPARYLNTSDPQELAKHVMEDADPEFPNKVQKGDIIVAGKNFGCGSSREHAPIAIKAAGVSAVIAKSFARIFYRNCINIGLPIFESPEAVEGIEEGDIVEINPETGVIKNVTKGTEFKANPIPPDIRKIMEAGGLMEYAKQKLGLK from the coding sequence ATGTCCGAAACCTTAAAAGGAAGAGCATTTAAATTCGGTGACGATATCAACACAGACGAAATCATTCCCGCAAGATACCTAAACACCTCAGACCCTCAAGAATTAGCAAAACACGTAATGGAAGACGCAGACCCGGAATTTCCCAATAAAGTTCAAAAAGGCGACATCATCGTTGCCGGCAAGAACTTCGGCTGCGGTTCTTCAAGAGAGCACGCTCCAATAGCCATAAAAGCAGCAGGCGTTTCTGCAGTAATAGCAAAATCCTTTGCAAGAATCTTTTACAGAAACTGTATCAACATCGGTCTTCCAATATTTGAATCTCCAGAAGCTGTAGAAGGAATAGAAGAAGGAGACATCGTTGAAATAAACCCGGAAACCGGCGTAATCAAAAACGTAACAAAAGGAACAGAATTCAAAGCCAACCCAATTCCGCCGGACATAAGAAAAATCATGGAAGCAGGCGGACTTATGGAATACGCAAAACAAAAGTTAGGTCTCAAGTAA
- a CDS encoding aspartate-semialdehyde dehydrogenase, whose product MKGYRVAVVGATGAVGQEMIKTLEQRNFPVSEIKLLASARSAGKKLKFKGEEITVEELKPESFEGIDIALFSAGGDRSKQFAPEAVKRGAVVIDNSSAFRMEPDVPLVVPEVNPEDVEWHKGIIANPNCSTIQMVVVLKPLYDVSRIKRVVVATYQAVSGAGAQAIEELKEQSRAVLEGKPVPPPNKIPKQIAFNCVPHIDKFFPDGYTREEIKMINETKKIMHDDEIKVSPTCVRVPVFIGHSEAINIEFESPISVETAREVLSKAPGVTVIDDFENLQYPTPIDVAGKDDVLVGRIRKDDTIENGLNLWVVGDNLRKGAALNAVQIAELLVEKGLV is encoded by the coding sequence ATGAAAGGTTACAGAGTAGCCGTTGTCGGTGCAACCGGGGCAGTCGGACAGGAAATGATAAAAACTCTTGAGCAGAGAAACTTTCCCGTTTCTGAAATAAAGCTTTTAGCGTCTGCCCGTTCAGCAGGAAAGAAGCTGAAGTTTAAAGGAGAAGAAATAACGGTAGAAGAACTAAAGCCGGAAAGCTTTGAAGGAATAGATATCGCCCTCTTTTCTGCCGGCGGTGACAGGAGCAAGCAGTTCGCACCAGAAGCTGTTAAAAGGGGAGCAGTAGTAATAGACAACAGCTCTGCCTTTAGAATGGAGCCTGACGTTCCCCTCGTTGTTCCTGAAGTTAATCCAGAAGACGTTGAGTGGCATAAGGGAATAATCGCTAACCCCAACTGTTCTACAATCCAAATGGTAGTAGTTTTAAAACCGCTGTACGACGTTTCAAGAATAAAAAGAGTTGTTGTTGCTACTTACCAAGCCGTTTCCGGCGCTGGCGCACAGGCAATTGAAGAATTAAAAGAACAGTCAAGAGCTGTTCTTGAAGGAAAACCCGTTCCGCCTCCAAACAAAATACCAAAACAGATAGCGTTCAACTGCGTTCCCCATATAGATAAGTTCTTCCCTGACGGCTACACGAGAGAAGAGATAAAGATGATAAACGAAACGAAGAAAATCATGCACGACGACGAAATAAAAGTTTCTCCAACGTGTGTAAGAGTTCCAGTATTTATTGGTCATTCAGAAGCCATAAATATTGAATTTGAATCTCCGATATCCGTTGAAACAGCAAGAGAGGTTCTCTCAAAAGCTCCAGGTGTAACAGTCATTGATGACTTTGAAAACCTGCAGTATCCAACGCCGATAGATGTTGCAGGCAAGGACGACGTTTTAGTTGGTAGAATAAGGAAAGATGATACAATAGAAAACGGACTCAACCTCTGGGTTGTGGGGGACAACCTGAGGAAAGGAGCAGCTCTCAACGCTGTTCAAATAGCCGAGCTGCTCGTTGAAAAAGGACTTGTTTAG
- the leuB gene encoding 3-isopropylmalate dehydrogenase, with translation MKEFKIAVLPGDGIGPEIVKQAVKVMDAVSEKFGVKLKYEYALIGGAAIDETGIPFPEETKEIILSSDAVLLGAVGGPKWDNLPFEIRPERALLGMRKLLNAFANLRPAKLYDELIDASTLKPEVVKGVDIMVVRELTSGVYFGIPRGIFVDGDEKVGINTLRYYEHEVERIAKVAFEVARKRNKKVTSVDKANVLEATVLWREVVERVHKDYEDVELEHMYVDNAAMQIIRYPKQFDVIVTTNIFGDILSDACAMLTGSLGMLPSASIGGKIGLYEPIHGSAPDIAGQNIANPIATINSVGMMFTYSFDMPEVEKAIDTAVKNVLAKGYRTRDIYSEGTKLVSTEEMGDLIAEEIKKM, from the coding sequence TTGAAAGAGTTCAAAATAGCGGTCTTACCGGGCGATGGGATAGGACCAGAAATAGTCAAGCAGGCAGTAAAAGTTATGGACGCCGTTTCAGAAAAGTTCGGCGTAAAGCTCAAATACGAATACGCTTTAATCGGCGGTGCAGCAATAGATGAAACAGGTATCCCGTTTCCCGAAGAAACAAAAGAGATAATCCTATCTTCCGACGCCGTTCTCTTAGGTGCAGTAGGAGGACCGAAGTGGGATAACCTCCCATTTGAGATTCGCCCCGAAAGAGCGCTCCTTGGAATGAGAAAGCTCCTCAACGCATTTGCTAATCTAAGACCAGCTAAACTTTACGATGAATTGATAGACGCCTCTACACTAAAGCCAGAAGTGGTAAAAGGCGTTGACATAATGGTAGTTAGAGAGCTTACAAGCGGCGTTTACTTCGGCATCCCCAGGGGAATTTTCGTCGATGGAGATGAAAAGGTTGGAATAAACACGCTTCGTTACTACGAGCACGAAGTTGAAAGAATCGCAAAAGTTGCTTTTGAAGTTGCAAGAAAGAGAAACAAAAAAGTAACGAGCGTTGACAAGGCAAACGTTTTAGAGGCAACAGTCCTCTGGAGAGAAGTAGTTGAAAGAGTCCACAAAGATTACGAAGACGTTGAACTTGAGCACATGTACGTTGACAACGCAGCAATGCAGATAATCAGATATCCAAAGCAGTTTGATGTAATCGTCACAACCAACATATTCGGCGACATTCTTTCCGACGCCTGCGCAATGCTCACAGGTTCGCTAGGAATGCTGCCTTCTGCGTCCATCGGCGGCAAGATAGGACTCTACGAACCAATTCACGGTTCAGCGCCAGACATCGCAGGACAGAACATCGCAAACCCAATAGCCACAATTAACTCCGTTGGAATGATGTTTACCTATTCCTTTGACATGCCGGAAGTTGAAAAGGCAATAGATACAGCAGTTAAGAACGTTTTAGCAAAAGGCTACAGAACAAGAGATATCTACTCCGAAGGAACAAAGCTGGTATCAACTGAAGAGATGGGAGACCTCATAGCTGAAGAAATTAAGAAGATGTAG
- a CDS encoding acylphosphatase translates to MAVKALHAFVSGRVQGVGYRAFTKRVARSLGLKGFVRNLPDSRVEVYAEGEEEKLKELLEKLYEGPYFADVKNVEYTFSEPRGQYEDFIILY, encoded by the coding sequence ATGGCTGTAAAAGCTTTACACGCATTCGTATCAGGTAGAGTTCAAGGAGTTGGATACAGAGCTTTTACAAAAAGAGTAGCACGTTCCTTAGGTTTAAAAGGTTTTGTAAGGAATCTACCAGACAGTAGAGTTGAAGTTTACGCCGAAGGAGAAGAAGAAAAACTTAAAGAACTCTTAGAAAAACTCTACGAAGGACCTTATTTTGCAGACGTTAAGAACGTAGAATACACATTTTCAGAACCAAGAGGTCAGTATGAGGACTTTATTATCCTTTATTAG